The Euphorbia lathyris chromosome 2, ddEupLath1.1, whole genome shotgun sequence genome includes a window with the following:
- the LOC136216577 gene encoding transcription termination factor MTEF18, mitochondrial, translated as MPISNSLCTMLCRCRNFSSLSKIPSKYRPKAIQEAQKTLTEYFHATRSLPFIYAEHISKNSLISLSNLIAEVDFSTTDFSRSLRKFLSYNPINEFEFFYESIGIDYNQVRGFLPKNKFFISEDMSILEAASALAAFGFPWIKLGKLYKEDSSIFSRDSNELTSMLSAFKGYGFSNTSVIGICLAFPFVLSGELGGEIDALFNDLKRVFLDFDLKSSVEGNVDGWHDICMKIRVFYDLGFEKRKLGDIIGESKAIFVEYPAELLLHKIEYFSRFGVTKVDAALFLLQRPEIFGFDLETPLISVKGLLKHFGFNAEELEDVARKYPYVMGRNRMENLPHVMKAMDLHSWFFNKIKDGDHKLLADYAMEDPDEDFDTKFNDELEKIRVSRTMRHSMSKVDFVHRIGFGENASTAKILVHLHGNGNELMERFSCLLRLGVTFSNLCFMLSTKPKILNHNPDILEQKVKFLRGEMQSSLQELNTFPGFLCFNLENRVRPRYRFHMWLTEKGLSRRKYSIGSIVATSEKNFVARIYGIHPAAVKHWLECFANRTSDE; from the coding sequence ATGCCCATTTCAAATTCTCTCTGCACCATGCTATGCCGATGCCGGAATTTCAGCTCTCTGTCGAAAATTCCGTCAAAGTACAGGCCCAAAGCAATCCAAGAAGCCCAGAAAACACTTACAGAGTACTTCCACGCCACCAGATCACTGCCTTTCATCTACGCAGAACACATCAGCAAAAACTCCCTTATCTCCCTCTCCAATCTCATTGCCGAAGTTGATTTCTCGACCACCGATTTCTCAAGGTCTCTTCGTAAGTTCCTCAGTTACAATCCTATTAATGAATTCGAATTCTTTTATGAGAGTATTGGGATTGATTACAATCAGGTTCGAGGGTTTCTGCCTAAGAACAAGTTTTTCATTTCTGAGGATATGAGTATTCTCGAAGCTGCTTCTGCGCTTGCTGCTTTCGGATTTCCTTGGATCAAATTAGGTAAATTGTATAAGGAGGATAGTTCAATTTTTAGTAGGGATTCTAATGAGTTAACCTCTATGCTTTCTGCATTTAAGGGTTATGGTTTTAGTAATACTTCTGTAATTGGCATTTGTCTGGCTTTTCCTTTCGTGTTGAGTGGTGAATTGGGGGGAGAAATTGATGCTTTGTTTAATGATTTGAAAAGAGTTTTTTTGGATTTCGATTTGAAGAGTTCTGTTGAAGGAAATGTGGATGGTTGGCATGATATTTGTATGAAAATTAGGGTATTTTATGATTTGGGATTTGAAAAGAGGAAACTAGGGGATATTATTGGAGAGAGTAAAGCCATTTTTGTTGAATATCCAGCTGAGTTATTGCTTCATAAGATTGAGTATTTTAGTAGATTTGGTGTTACGAAAGTAGATGCTGCTCTATTTTTACTTCAGAGGCCGGAAATTTTCGGTTTTGATCTTGAGACACCTTTGATTTCAGTCAAGGGTTTGCTGAAACATTTTGGGTTTAATGCTGAAGAATTGGAAGATGTTGCTCGAAAGTACCCTTATGTAATGGGAAGAAACCGAATGGAGAATTTACCTCATGTGATGAAAGCTATGGATCTGCATTCTTggtttttcaataaaatcaagGATGGAGATCATAAATTATTAGCTGATTATGCTATGGAAGACCCCGATGAAGACTTCGATACGAAATTTAACGATGAGCTGGAGAAGATCAGAGTGTCCAGAACCATGCGCCACTCAATGTCCAAGGTGGATTTTGTGCACAGAATTGGATTTGGAGAAAATGCTTCAACTGCTAAGATATTAGTTCATTTGCACGGTAATGGTAATGAATTAATGGAGCGGTTCAGCTGCCTTCTTCGGTTAGGAGTTACATTCTCAAACCTCTGTTTTATGCTAAGTACGAAGCCAAAGATCCTAAACCACAACCCCGATATATTAGAACAGAAAGTGAAGTTCCTCCGCGGGGAAATGCAATCCTCATTGCAGGAACTCAATACTTTTCCGGGATTTCTTTGTTTTAACCTGGAGAACCGAGTTAGACCCAGATATAGATTCCATATGTGGCTTACCGAAAAGGGTTTGAGCAGACGTAAGTACTCGATCGGAAGTATTGTTGCAACCAGCGAAAAGAATTTCGTAGCTCGCATATATGGAATTCACCCTGCTGCTGTAAAACATTGGTTGGAATGTTTTGCTAACAGAACATCTGATGAATGA